A single Macaca mulatta isolate MMU2019108-1 chromosome 11, T2T-MMU8v2.0, whole genome shotgun sequence DNA region contains:
- the IGFBP6 gene encoding insulin-like growth factor-binding protein 6: MTPYRLLPPLLLLALLLAASPGGALARCPGCGQGVQAGCPGGCVEEEDGGSPAQGCAEAEGCLRREGQECGVYTPNCALGLQCHPPEDDEAPLRALLLGRGRCLPARAPAVAEENPKESKLQAGTGRPQDANRRNQQKNPGTSTTPSQPNSAGVQDTEMGPCRRHLDSVLQQLQTEVYRGAQTLYVPNCDHRGFYRKRQCRSSQGQRRGPCWCVDRMGKPLPGSPDGNGSSSCPTGSSG, from the exons ATGACTCCCTACAGGCTGCtgccgccgctgctgctgctaGCTCTGCTGCTCGCTGCCAGCCCAGGAGGCGCCTTGGCGCGGTGCCCAGGCTGCGGGCAAGGGGTGCAAGCGGGTTGTCCAGGGGGCTGCGTGGAGGAAGAGGATGGGGGATCGCCAGCGCAGGGCTGCGCGGAAGCTGAGGGCTGTCTcaggagggaggggcaggagtgCGGGGTCTACACCCCTAACTGCGCCCTAGGACTGCAGTGCCATCCGCCCGAGGACGACGAGGCGCCTTTGCGGGCGCTGCTGCTCGGCCGAGGCCGCTGCCTTCCGGCCCGCGCGCCCGCGG TTGCAGAGGAGAATCCTAAGGAGAGTAAACTCCAAGCAGGCACTGGCCGCCCACAGGATGCGAACCGCAGAAACCAACAGAAGAATCCAGGCACCTCTACCACACCCTCCCAGCCCAATTCTGCAGGTGTCCAAGACACCGAGATG ggcCCATGCCGTAGACATCTGGACTCAGTGCTGCAGCAACTCCAGACTGAGGTCTACCGAGGGGCTCAAACGCTCTACGTGCCCAATTGTGACCATCGAGGCTTCTACCGGAAGCGACAG TGCCGCTCCTCCCAGGGGCAGCGCCGAGGTCCCTGTTGGTGTGTGGATCGTATGGGCAAGCCCCTGCCAGGGTCTCCAGATGGCAATGGAAGCTCCTCCTGCCCCACTGGGAGCAGCGGCTAA